The Argentina anserina chromosome 5, drPotAnse1.1, whole genome shotgun sequence genome includes the window GGTGTGGAAAATTTTGTCGAGCTTCTTCGAAACCCTAGCAGTTAGGGTAGAGAGAAAAATACGATAGTtcaaaaaagatatataagtAATCTAGGTCATAAGAGAGTTTAAGGAACTACCTACTCATAGAGTTAAATTTAGTTAGTTTAACATATTCTATTGTATGCATTTTAGGGGTTAGACTCATTAAGTCTCTAGGACTAGATgtatcttttttatttcaattaataattttttcttaTACCGTCGAAAAATCTGACTATTtccattttctttaatttaaaatttcatgcatcCCTAATATAACTATCCTAATTCCACCACTAATCTTGAGACAACTGAAGATGACTCAAATTGCCAAGAATAAAGTTAGACTAATGTTAGTATAGATTAGAATCATTTAGAGTTATAAAGAATGGTACTATCATTATTGTCTATGTGACTATGCCTCATGCATTAAGATTCCATAATACCTCATCTAGCAATAACCTAGATATCATATGAAATACATGTGATAAATGTGGTCAGTCATAAGCAAAAAAGTAAATGTGGTCACAAAGCCTATTGATTCATGGCTGAGCCGCCACAGGACCATTGACTCTCAACAATTCACATTGAAAGAATACACAACAGAATATCCCACAACCGGACAAGTCCCACCGTTCACAACAACgtaaagaaatgaaattataatcaaaacaaaactcTCTTCAAAACTAGAAGACCGGACTCATCCTCTATCTCATGTCCTGCCTCTTCTTTTCTGATGGACAATTCCTCCAACCCCCAGCCTTCAGGTTCGTTTACAATCCCCCATCTCCTCTATTATCTAATATTCCAATCAATTCTAGTCAATACATACATCCTGGATTAGACCcaaagttttaattttaatttccaaAATGAAAACTTTAGGGTAGTTGTGTGGTGGTGTCGGTGGATTTTAGGGTTTTGTGATGTTTGATTCCGATTTCTGATTGCTGAAATGGGTTCCTAGTTTCCCATTTCTAAGAAACCAAAAATCGGATTTGGGAAGCTGGAATTTTGTTCTGGTTCAATTTTGGGTTTTTATTGAGCTCTGTATTACTCGAATCACGGCGATGGGTTTATAGTGTGGGCAAATTGATGGGTTTCCTTCATTTTCTGAAGACTTGCACTAATTAATTCTGCTCAGGAATTGTAGACGATTTTTGCTTAATTCTCTACTGCATGTTAGCCCTTGATTTTGTGAATAGTTGATGTAATCTTGTTGAAATGTAGAGTATTTACTCATCCTTGTTTCAAATTCCTTGTCCATCACTGATTTTGTGAATAGGAAAGTGAGTGTATTGATATTGTTACTAGTTTTGACACCCGGAAATGCAAAACGTGCTTTGCAATCTTCGGTTCAGAATTGGGTGTGTGTAAAATGACTAGATTGGTACTTAGAGGGGTGGGAGCCTATGAAGGAAGCATACAACTAAACCTTGATAGTTGCAATATATATCTAGGTTTTGTTGACTGCTTGACAGTCTGCATTTCTTCTCCGTGCGTTTCATTGTTCTTCTACTGTTCTAGTGGTTACTCATTTGTACATAACCGATCCGTAGCCATAGGTTTGTAGTATGAGGTCAGTATTCTAACTATGACATGTTTTGGAGCAAAAGACtgcttaaaaattaaaatccaTAACATGCTGGTCATCAGCTGGTTTTTGATAATTAGCCGAACTTTATCACGTAGTTTATGGAAACTGAAATGTGATGACAATACATGAGAGATTCATTTTCCATCAGAACTAGAGTAACCTTCCTTTATTTGCTTATGATGATATATGAATTTATGTATGTCATTATTTGTGGGCTGGATTAGTAACGTGAAGATGATGTGGTCTGGTTTGAGTGCTTTTAACTGATTCATTTGATGCTTGCTGCAGCTAATGGTCCTCCACCAAAGCCGTGGGAGAGAGCAGGCTCATCATCTGGCCCTGCACCTTTTAAACCCTCATCAGCTGGAAGCACAAGTGATGTAGTGGAGGCTTCAGGAACCGCTAGACCTGGAGAAATAGTATCAAATGATGACAAAACTGCCCCTAATAATAGAAATACACTTGGTAGGCCTGTTCCCTCTAGGCCTTGGGAGCAAAACTATGGAACTAACAACACTTATGGAGGTTTGTGAACGTGCTCTTTCCTATCCCTCTCCTCATTTGTtgacttcctttttctttttttgtttatatgttcatcgtttttatatttttgtttccctATTAAAGGATATGGTTCTACTACAAACTATGGAACTGGTATGACTGGAACGTATGGTTCTTATGGTGGAACCGGAGGATTATATGGTGGAACTGGGGGGTTATATGGTGGAGGGATGTATGGAAACAGCATGTATAGGGGAGGGTATGGTGGGGCAGGTGGGCTGTATGGTGGGTCTTCTGGGATGTATGGAGTTGGATCTTCTGGAATGTATGGAGGTGGAATGTACAATAGTGGTATGGGAGGCCCGATGGGTGGTTATGGAATGGGCATGGGTGGTCCTTATGGAGGTCAAGATCCAAATGATCCATACGGTGCTCCTCCATCTGCGCCAGGGTTTTGGGTTTCAGCACTCCATGTGGTAAGCCTTCCCTAATTTAGCCCATTTGTCATTTCTATATTAGGGATGAAGAATTCATAGTTACATAAAATTAGGTATTGTAAAATACAAAGCTCCCTAAATGACCAAAAATTTATGTGTTCCACTAATTGAATAAGAAGAGTATGCATTATAATGAGAATGAGTTTCTTTACTAGCAGATGCAATTAAATTTTTTGATGAAGTTAACATTGTGGATGTTCTGTTACCCAAAAACAAAGTAGTTAATGATACTTCCAGTACAGATTCACTCAGTTTTCCCCTTTCTTGCAGCTGCAAGGTGTGGTCAGTTTTTTCGGTCGGATTGCAATTCTGATAGACCAAAATACCCAGGCATTCCACTTGTTCATGACTGCTCTACTTCAGGTTTGTATCTGTTTTTGTAgcttttaatttgtttgaGTGTAAAAGTTTCTGGAAAACTGTCTGGTAAATGCTTGTGGTAACGATTTAGATTAATTCTCTTAGGGCTGTGGAAATTGTTGTAAGTTCCACATCATATTGAGCTAAACTTGATAAATGGCAATGCAAATCTAGGaacaaccccccccccccccccccccaaaaaaaaagttcctCTGCTTcttggcaaaaaaaaaaaaagtttcaaaACCCTGGACACTAAGTCATTTTCTGGCTGGCTCAATATGACAGATATTTCAAATTCTTACCTTGTTTTGTTGGCACGAGGTCGCACTCttcaattatttgaatatgTCAGAAAATAGTTATATGTTGCTGACTGTTTGATAATACCATGCCTCAGCTGTTTGATCGTTCTGGCCTATTGTACGGAGAGCTAGCTAGGTTTGTATTGAGAATATTGGGAGTCAAAACAAAACCCAGGATGAGCCCTCCAGGTCCCAATGGGCCCGGCGGTGCACCTGAGAACCGAAACTACATTGAGGGACCGAAGGCCGCTCCTAGTGGTTCCTGGGACAATGTTTGGGGAAATGATACCAGTAAATGATCAGGTAATACAAATTATTGTCATTTGATTGGCATGTGAATCTTTGCTTGGATTCAgagaaacagaagaaagacGGAATTCGTCACCCGGCTCATTATTAGTGAAAACCTGTGCAAATATGTTCGTAGGAGACGAGTTATCTCTGCAACTCATTCCAAAGTCGGTTTGTAGGTTTTAGATGGACACGGAAGTGGGGGAAAATAATGTATGGTAAAGCTTTGCATCTTTTGAAAAAGATAAATTATGGTCTGAAAAACCGTTATGtattaaattatatttgtattagTCTTAttctgccttttttttttttatcaaatgacTGCCATAATCATGAACTATCGAGATAAACTTCAAAGAACTATCTGATTCTCGGACATTATGCAAGGTAGGTTACTTTTTGAATGCTCTGACATAATCATGAGATTGGACTCCAAGAGAGTATTGTAGTATCTTAACTCGTAGGTTAACTTTGGTATGACCAATTTTGCTACTGAGTTGAGATTGTGTGTGGTCTCTGTAcacttaaaatttaaaaagcaCCACTCTTTGCTCTTTTGTTCCCCTTATAACTGCTGGAGTTTTCTTTCCCCGCCAAGGTCACAAGCTTCAGCCAGAAAATTGCTGGACTAGAGTAGAGACTCACAATTCTTGGAACCTGTGTTGTGTGTGCATAAAGATGTATTCTTGTGTCTAGGTAAGGAGGTAGAGACCAAAGTCACCAAAGTAACTTCAGAAAtgtaaataacaaaaataGGTAAAGAGAACAGAATGGAGCATTCCTTCTTAATTTGCTGTGCAAGAACAGGGCGGAACAGCGGCAGAAACAAGGTGGTGAAATATCATTTTGATCTAGTGATATAGTGACGTAGTGATTTAGTGTGGATGTATAGACAGGTGAATAGGTGCTAGTTCTAAGCATGCTTGATACTTGATGCTTACTGAAATTCGTGTGCTTTGTAATACTGGAGTTTAACTCCAATAGTCAACGAAACTCGGTGTTACTGAAAGAGTGAAGCCTCCTCCTTTTTCACCCTCTTCGGTTTCTGAAGTCCGGAATTTCTGTGCCTCTTTCTTGCAAACTTGGAATGGCAGAACAGAACCCTCATGAagcatcttcatcttcacctTCCT containing:
- the LOC126796058 gene encoding peroxisomal membrane protein 13, producing MDNSSNPQPSANGPPPKPWERAGSSSGPAPFKPSSAGSTSDVVEASGTARPGEIVSNDDKTAPNNRNTLGRPVPSRPWEQNYGTNNTYGGYGSTTNYGTGMTGTYGSYGGTGGLYGGTGGLYGGGMYGNSMYRGGYGGAGGLYGGSSGMYGVGSSGMYGGGMYNSGMGGPMGGYGMGMGGPYGGQDPNDPYGAPPSAPGFWVSALHVLQGVVSFFGRIAILIDQNTQAFHLFMTALLQLFDRSGLLYGELARFVLRILGVKTKPRMSPPGPNGPGGAPENRNYIEGPKAAPSGSWDNVWGNDTSK